A single region of the Mannheimia bovis genome encodes:
- the metK gene encoding methionine adenosyltransferase — protein MAINLFTSESVSEGHPDKIADQISDAVLDEILKQDPKARVACETYVKTGMALVGGEITTSAWVDIENLTRQVICDIGYTHSDMGFDAHSCAVLNAIGKQSPDINQGVDRADPLEQGAGDQGIMFGYATNETEVLMPAPITYAHRLMEQQAKVRKSGKLDWLRPDAKSQLTFAYENNKIVGIDAVVLSTQHAEHISQKDLIEGVMEEIIKPVLPSEWLSQNTKYFINPTGRFVIGGPMGDCGLTGRKIIVDTYGGAARHGGGAFSGKDPSKVDRSAAYAARYVAKNIVAAGLADRCEIQLSYAIGVADPTSIMVETFGTGKVSNETLVKLIYQNFDLRPYGLIKMLDLIKPIYRETAAYGHFGREHFPWEQTDKAEALRAGAGL, from the coding sequence ATGGCAATTAATTTATTTACTTCTGAGTCCGTTTCAGAAGGGCATCCGGATAAAATCGCAGACCAAATTTCAGATGCGGTATTAGATGAAATCTTAAAACAAGACCCGAAAGCACGTGTGGCGTGTGAAACTTACGTTAAAACAGGTATGGCATTAGTAGGCGGTGAAATTACCACTTCTGCGTGGGTTGATATTGAAAACTTAACCCGCCAAGTGATTTGCGATATTGGCTATACCCACTCTGATATGGGGTTTGATGCTCACTCTTGTGCGGTATTAAATGCTATCGGAAAACAATCACCGGATATCAATCAAGGCGTAGATAGAGCTGATCCGTTAGAGCAAGGTGCAGGCGACCAAGGGATTATGTTTGGCTACGCAACCAACGAAACCGAAGTGTTAATGCCGGCTCCGATTACTTACGCTCATCGCTTAATGGAACAACAAGCGAAAGTACGCAAATCAGGTAAATTAGATTGGTTACGTCCTGATGCAAAAAGCCAATTAACCTTCGCTTACGAAAACAACAAAATCGTGGGCATTGATGCTGTAGTGCTTTCTACCCAACACGCTGAGCATATTTCACAAAAAGATTTGATTGAAGGTGTGATGGAAGAAATTATCAAGCCGGTATTACCAAGCGAATGGCTAAGCCAAAATACCAAATATTTCATTAACCCGACAGGTCGCTTTGTAATTGGTGGTCCAATGGGCGATTGTGGTTTAACCGGTCGTAAAATTATTGTTGATACTTACGGTGGTGCAGCTCGTCACGGCGGTGGTGCTTTCTCAGGTAAAGACCCATCAAAAGTGGATCGTTCCGCAGCTTATGCCGCTCGTTATGTAGCGAAAAACATTGTCGCCGCTGGTTTAGCTGATCGTTGTGAAATCCAACTTTCTTATGCAATCGGTGTGGCAGACCCAACCTCAATTATGGTAGAAACTTTCGGCACAGGTAAAGTAAGTAACGAAACTTTAGTTAAATTAATCTACCAAAACTTTGACTTACGCCCTTACGGTTTAATCAAGATGTTAGATTTAATTAAGCCGATCTATCGTGAAACCGCTGCTTACGGTCATTTCGGTCGTGAACACTTCCCTTGGGAACAAACAGATAAGGCAGAAGCATTAAGAGCTGGAGCAGGTTTATAA
- the purM gene encoding phosphoribosylformylglycinamidine cyclo-ligase: MSTQLSYKDAGVDIHAGNELVERIKGDVKRTRRPEVLGGLGGFGALCALPTKYKEPILVSGTDGVGTKLRLAIDLNKHDTIGQDLVAMCVNDLVVQGAEPLFFLDYYATGKLDVDVAAAVVKGIADGCEISGCALVGGETAEMPGMYHEGDYDLAGFCVGVVEKSKIIDGSAVKTGDVLIALGSSGPHSNGYSLIRKVIEVSGANPAKDVLDGKLLSEHLLAPTKIYVKSILKLVEEVDVHAIAHLTGGGFWENIPRVLPESAKAVIDESSWQWPAAFKWLQEKGNISRYEMYRTFNCGVGMVIALPAADVEKALAVLKENGENAWIIGKIEDLGNGSEQVEIN, translated from the coding sequence GTGAGCACACAACTTAGTTACAAAGATGCAGGCGTTGATATTCACGCAGGTAATGAATTAGTAGAACGTATTAAAGGCGATGTGAAACGTACCCGCCGCCCGGAAGTGTTAGGTGGTTTAGGTGGTTTTGGTGCTTTATGTGCTTTGCCAACTAAATATAAAGAGCCGATTTTAGTATCAGGCACAGACGGAGTGGGCACAAAATTACGTTTAGCCATTGACCTCAACAAACACGATACTATCGGTCAAGATTTAGTGGCAATGTGTGTGAACGACTTAGTTGTTCAAGGTGCAGAACCGCTATTCTTCTTAGACTACTACGCTACCGGTAAATTAGATGTTGATGTTGCAGCAGCAGTGGTTAAAGGCATTGCAGACGGCTGTGAAATTTCAGGTTGTGCATTAGTAGGTGGTGAAACAGCGGAAATGCCGGGAATGTACCACGAGGGCGACTACGACCTAGCCGGTTTCTGTGTCGGTGTGGTAGAAAAATCAAAAATCATTGACGGCTCAGCAGTGAAAACTGGCGATGTATTAATCGCATTAGGCTCAAGTGGTCCACATTCAAACGGCTATTCATTGATCCGTAAAGTTATTGAGGTTAGCGGTGCTAATCCCGCGAAAGATGTGTTAGACGGTAAATTATTAAGCGAACATTTACTTGCACCAACCAAAATTTATGTAAAATCGATTTTAAAATTAGTGGAAGAAGTAGATGTTCACGCTATCGCTCACTTAACCGGTGGTGGTTTCTGGGAAAATATTCCGCGTGTATTACCTGAATCTGCCAAAGCAGTGATTGACGAATCAAGTTGGCAATGGCCTGCAGCCTTCAAATGGTTACAAGAAAAAGGTAACATCAGCCGCTATGAAATGTATCGCACCTTCAACTGCGGCGTGGGTATGGTGATTGCACTACCTGCTGCTGATGTAGAAAAAGCCTTAGCTGTATTAAAAGAGAACGGCGAAAATGCGTGGATCATCGGTAAAATCGAAGATTTAGGCAATGGTAGCGAACAGGTTGAAATCAACTAA
- the bacA gene encoding undecaprenyl-diphosphate phosphatase: MSELVIAFILGVVEGLTEFLPVSSTGHMIIVGHLLGFEGEKAASFEVVIQLGSILAVVVMFWRKLFGLIGIHFGQKPDFSQPRLSLIHILLGMIPAVALGLIFHKDIKSLFNPQNVMYALIVGGILLIIAEKFRPTVTAETVDKMSYKQAFVIGLFQCCALYPGFSRSGATISGGLLMGVGRQAAAEFSFILAVPMMMGATVLDLYKSMDFLTVNDLPLFAVGFVTAFVVALIAIKTFLNLIKKISFIPFAIYRFVVAAVVYFVFIH, from the coding sequence ATGTCTGAGTTAGTTATTGCGTTTATTTTAGGTGTGGTGGAAGGTTTAACAGAATTTTTACCTGTATCTTCCACAGGTCATATGATTATTGTAGGTCATTTATTAGGCTTTGAAGGCGAAAAAGCAGCTTCTTTTGAGGTAGTGATTCAGCTCGGCTCAATTTTAGCGGTTGTAGTTATGTTCTGGCGTAAATTATTCGGCTTAATCGGCATTCATTTCGGTCAAAAGCCTGATTTTAGCCAACCACGCTTAAGTTTAATTCATATTTTACTCGGAATGATTCCTGCGGTAGCCTTAGGTCTAATTTTCCACAAAGATATTAAATCACTGTTTAATCCGCAAAATGTAATGTATGCGTTAATTGTTGGCGGTATTTTATTGATTATTGCTGAAAAATTCCGCCCAACGGTTACGGCTGAAACCGTTGATAAAATGAGCTATAAACAGGCTTTTGTGATTGGTTTATTCCAATGCTGTGCATTATATCCGGGCTTTTCTCGCTCAGGGGCAACGATTTCAGGCGGTTTATTAATGGGCGTTGGTCGTCAAGCGGCGGCAGAATTTTCATTTATTTTAGCCGTACCAATGATGATGGGTGCGACTGTTTTAGATCTGTATAAGAGTATGGATTTCTTGACCGTAAATGATTTACCGTTATTTGCGGTGGGTTTTGTAACTGCGTTTGTTGTGGCATTAATTGCGATTAAAACCTTCCTAAACTTGATTAAAAAAATCTCATTTATTCCGTTTGCAATCTACCGTTTTGTTGTCGCTGCGGTCGTTTATTTTGTATTTATTCATTAA
- the tehB gene encoding SAM-dependent methyltransferase TehB translates to MENLICYKQMPVWKKDTLPQMFQEKHNTKVGTWAKLTILKGSLKYYELTEEGDVIKEDIFDANNQRPMVEPQLWHKVEALSDDLECQLSFYCKPEDYFAKKYNLTTTHSEVLNAVNYIKGGKALDLGCGRGRNSLYLNLLGFDVTAVDHNQESIDFLNYMIEKEQAKNITAGIYDINEATIGNQNGEYDLVISTVVMMFLNRERIPAIIENMQKNTKVGGYNLIVCAMSTDDYPCPMPFSFTFTEGELANYYKDWELVKYNEDLGHLHKTDEFGNRIQLRFATMLAKKVA, encoded by the coding sequence TATAAACAAATGCCGGTGTGGAAAAAAGATACTCTTCCACAAATGTTTCAAGAAAAACACAATACCAAAGTTGGCACTTGGGCGAAACTAACCATTCTAAAAGGCTCGCTCAAATACTATGAATTAACTGAAGAAGGTGATGTGATTAAAGAAGATATTTTTGATGCCAATAACCAACGTCCAATGGTTGAACCACAATTATGGCACAAGGTGGAAGCCTTATCTGATGATTTAGAGTGCCAACTTTCCTTTTATTGCAAACCTGAAGACTATTTTGCGAAAAAATATAATCTTACCACTACACACTCCGAAGTGTTGAATGCGGTCAATTACATTAAAGGCGGAAAAGCCCTCGATTTAGGCTGCGGGCGTGGACGTAACTCACTCTACCTTAATTTGTTGGGCTTTGATGTAACAGCAGTCGATCATAACCAAGAGAGTATAGATTTCCTCAACTATATGATTGAAAAAGAGCAAGCTAAAAATATTACCGCCGGCATTTATGATATTAATGAGGCAACAATTGGCAACCAAAATGGTGAATATGATCTTGTTATTTCCACTGTAGTAATGATGTTCTTAAACCGTGAACGAATTCCTGCGATTATTGAAAATATGCAGAAAAATACTAAAGTCGGTGGCTACAATCTTATTGTCTGTGCAATGAGTACTGATGATTACCCTTGCCCAATGCCGTTCTCTTTTACCTTCACTGAAGGTGAGCTGGCAAATTATTACAAAGATTGGGAGCTGGTAAAATATAACGAAGATTTGGGACATTTACATAAAACAGACGAATTCGGCAACCGTATTCAACTGCGTTTTGCAACAATGTTAGCGAAAAAGGTGGCTTAA